In bacterium, the sequence TAGATTTCAAGAGAAAAAAATGTGTTTTGTTTGCCGATGAAGAAGAATTGAAAGAGGCCGGGAAGATTGACAAAAAGGAAAAGAAAGCGGTTCTTCTCATAAAAACGAATGTGCCGATGCAGTTGGTCCCCGAGGGAGAGTTCATCATGGGTTCGGGTGTCGGCGAAGGTTTTTTCGACGAGATGCCGCAGAGAAAAATAAATCTGAAGGCCTTTCTTATCGATCGTTATGAAGTGACCAATGAGGAGTTTCGGAAATCGGGCATGAAGCCGCGCCGGAATTTCGGACAACAGTTTTCCTATCCCAAACAGCCTGTCACGGGGATGTCCTGGGTTCAGGCCAAGAAGTACTGCGAGATGGTCGGGAAGCGGCTGCCGACGGAGGCCGAGTGGGAAAAAGCCGCCAGGGGAACGGACGGACGGCGCTATCCTTGGGGAAATGAATGGCCGGACTGCACCAAGGCCGTGTTCAACGGCAATCCAGGGATTGGATGCGGAAAGGGCAGGGGGCCCTGGCCCGTGGGCTCGAAGCCCGCGGGAGCAAGCCCCTACGGGGTCATGGATATGGTTGGGAACGTGAGCGAATTCGTGGCAGATGTCTATAGCCCCGGCTATTATCAGGTGTCCCCAGCCCGGGATCCGGTGAACGAGGGGAAAAAGGACGTGAAGGTGATGCGGGGCGGGCAATGGTCGAGCCCGCGTTACGGGTTGCGGGTTGCGCAACGTTTTCCGGTCGAGACAGATGGAGGGTTTCCTCATGTCGGGTTCAGGTGTGCCCAGGATGCGAAAAACCAGAAAGTGGGCAACTAAGATTACCCGCTTGTTGTCCGTGATTTCAGAATTCGCGGGGAACGATGGGGTGACATGGGCGATGTTGGAGAAAGGGATGGAACCACAGGCGCGCCCTTTGAGTAACCGGCCCGAAATCATTGCGCGCGTGGTCGCCGCTTACAAAAAAGCCAAAAGTCACCAGGAAACGGTATCTGAAGCATATAAAGGAGGAGGTGAGTGGGAAAATATCGAGAAATCCCGAACTGTGCTCCTCGAGTGTGTAAACGGAAATAATAACGCCGGATTAGAGGATTTGTTGTCGAATCTATTCAGGAACATGCTGTCGAGAGGAATGTTTCCAAGCTATGAGAATTTTTCAAAAAGAAACAAATTTCAGAAAATGGTGTTCCTGAATGAATTTTCGCATGATCTGGAAACATGGCGGCAATTGCTTGGCGAAAAGGAAGCCCGAATAGAGGATGTTGTCTATCCGGATATTGGAAATCCGTGGGGTGTGAAATTTGGTGAAGGGCTGATCCCGTACGGTGTTTTTCGTCATCATTATTATTCGAAATTGTTTTCTGAGTTGTTGGGGGACATCGCCCGCCCAGTGGTTGCGGAAATTGGCTGCGGGTATGGCGCATTTGCGAGGTATCTGCTCAAAGAGAAAAAAGAGCTCGCCTACATTGGATTTGATTTGCCCGAGATTGTGTTGGTCCTTTCTTATTTCTTGTTGAACTGCTTTCCCGATAAGAAATTTATTTTGTTTGGGGAAAAGGAAGGGGAAAATATAAGTATGACGGACATCGAAAAGAATGATTTGATCTTGATGCCGATTTCCGCCCTTCCGTCGCTCGCGGGAAACAGTGTGGATTTGTTCCTCAATACGAGAAGTTTCAGTGAAATGGACTATGTTCAGGTGGAAACCTACCTGAACGAAATCTCCCGAGTCTGCCGTGGGTATTTTTTTCACGAAAACAGTGCGTCCCCGATTTCGAAAGGAGAACATTTTGAAGTCGTTGCCTCGGAATTTCCTGTAGACATGAAAACCTTCAAATTGCTTTATCATTCCATCTCCCCCTGGGTTGTCGGCGGGGGGAGATATCAGGAATTTTTGTACGGATCTCGGCGAGAGGATGGGTAGGCGATGCGACCGGATGTGGTTCTTGTCATTCTAGATTCGGCCCGGCGGGACATGTTCGGCGTCTACGGCTCGAATCTGAGCCTGACGCCCAACATTGATGCGCTGGCGGAGAGGGGAGCGGTCCTGAACGATCATTACGCCGCTGCCAACGGCTCCGCCCCCGCCCACGTCAGTATTTTCACGGGATTGTATCCGGCCAGGCACAGGATGCTCCATAATCTGTGCGAGATGCGCCAGGACCT encodes:
- a CDS encoding SUMF1/EgtB/PvdO family nonheme iron enzyme, which codes for DFKRKKCVLFADEEELKEAGKIDKKEKKAVLLIKTNVPMQLVPEGEFIMGSGVGEGFFDEMPQRKINLKAFLIDRYEVTNEEFRKSGMKPRRNFGQQFSYPKQPVTGMSWVQAKKYCEMVGKRLPTEAEWEKAARGTDGRRYPWGNEWPDCTKAVFNGNPGIGCGKGRGPWPVGSKPAGASPYGVMDMVGNVSEFVADVYSPGYYQVSPARDPVNEGKKDVKVMRGGQWSSPRYGLRVAQRFPVETDGGFPHVGFRCAQDAKNQKVGN
- a CDS encoding putative sugar O-methyltransferase, producing MRKTRKWATKITRLLSVISEFAGNDGVTWAMLEKGMEPQARPLSNRPEIIARVVAAYKKAKSHQETVSEAYKGGGEWENIEKSRTVLLECVNGNNNAGLEDLLSNLFRNMLSRGMFPSYENFSKRNKFQKMVFLNEFSHDLETWRQLLGEKEARIEDVVYPDIGNPWGVKFGEGLIPYGVFRHHYYSKLFSELLGDIARPVVAEIGCGYGAFARYLLKEKKELAYIGFDLPEIVLVLSYFLLNCFPDKKFILFGEKEGENISMTDIEKNDLILMPISALPSLAGNSVDLFLNTRSFSEMDYVQVETYLNEISRVCRGYFFHENSASPISKGEHFEVVASEFPVDMKTFKLLYHSISPWVVGGGRYQEFLYGSRREDG